Genomic window (Sphingosinicella microcystinivorans):
CGGCCGCTCTCGCCCTCTTTCTTGAGCTGCGCCATCGAGGGCGACAGCGAGGTCATCAGCTGCACGATGATCGACGACGTGATGTAGGGCATGATGTTGAGCGCGACGATCGACATGCGCTCGAGCGCGCCGCCCGAGAACATGTTGACGAAATCAAGAACGCCGCCGCGCGTCTGGTCGAACAGGAGTTCGAGCTGGACCGGGTCGATGCCGGGCAGCGGCACGAACGAGCAGAGGCGGAAGACGACGAGCGCGCCGAGCGTGAACCAAAGCCGCTTCTTGAGATCCGTGGCCTTGGAGAACGAGCCCCAATTGAGATTGGCTGCGAGTTGTTCGGCTGCTGACGCCATCACCTTACCCCGGAAAAAGCTCTGCCCTGCCCCCGATATGGCCGGCGACCGGGACTAGATAGGGCGCGCGGCGGCATTGCGCCATGCCCCGCGCCCGAAAAATCCGCGTCAGGCCTCGGTCGTCTCGGCCGAGGCCGTCGTCGTCACCTTGCCGCCGGCCTTCTCGACGGCCGCGAGCGCGCCCTTCGAGGCGCGGGCGACGGTGATGTCGAGCTTCGCCTTCAGCTCACCCTTGCCGAGCAGGCTGACGCCGTGCTTCGACTTGCGGACGAGGTTCGCCGCGAGCAGCTCGGCTGCACCGATGGCGGCCTTCGCATCGAGCTTCTTCTCGTCGATCGCGCGCTGGATCGTGCCGATGTTGACGATCGCATAGTCCTTGGCGAACGGGTTGTTGAAGCCGCGCTTCGGCAGGCGCATGTGGAGCGGCATCTGGCCGCCCTCGAAGCCGTTGATGGCGACGCCCGAGCGGCTGGTCTGGCCCTTCTGGCCGCGGCCCGCGGTCTTGCCGAGGCCCGAGCCTATGCCGCGCGCGACGCGCGTGCGGCTCTTGCGGGCGCCCTTGTTGTCCTTGAGATCGTGAATTTTCATGATGTGCACTCGCTTTCGCTATTGTCGCGCCGAATTCGAAGCCCCCTCCCCGGCGGAGAGAGGGCCTTCGAATCCCGTTCAGTCGATGACCTGCACCATGTGCTGGACCTTGCGGAGCATCCCGCGGACCTCGGGGGTGTCCTCCAGCTCCGACGTGCGGTGGAGCTTGTTGAGGCCGAGGCCGACGAGCGTCGCGCGCTGGTCCTTGGTGCGGCGGATGGGCGAACCCACCTGCTTGAGCTTGATCTTCGCCATGATGACTTACTCCGTGACCGCGTCGGCTTCGACCTGAACGGCCGCGCCCGAGACGTCGCCGCGGCGGCCGATGAGGTCGGCGATCTTCTTGCCGCGGCGCTGGGCGACCGCCTTCGGCGACGCCTGCTCCTTCAGCGCCTCGAAGGTCGCGCGGATCATGTTGTAGGGGTTGTTGGTGCCGACCGACTTCGTGACGACATCGGCGACGCCGAGGCTTTCGAACACGGCGCGCATCGGACCGCCGGCGATGATGCCGGTGCCCTGCGGCGCGGAGCGCACGTAGACCTTGCCCGCACCGAAGTGGCCGAAGCCGTCGTGGTGCAGCGTGCGGCCGTCGCGCAGCGGCACGCGGACCATCGCCTTCTTGGCGGCGGCGGTGCCCTTCGAGATCGCCTCCGGCACCTCGCGGGCCTTGCCGTGGCCGAAGCCGACGCGGCCCTTGCCGTCGCCGACGACGACGAGCGCCGCGAAGCCGAAGCGCTTGCCGCCCTTCACCGTCTTCGAGACGCGGTTGATGTGGACGAGCTTCTCGATCAGCTCCTCGCCCGGCTCCTGGCGCGCCTCGCGACGGTTGCCGCGGCCGCCGCGATCGTCGCGACGTCCGCGTCCGCCATCGCGGCCCTGCCCGCCGCGGCCGCGGCGACCGCGGCCCTCGGTCTCGACGGCTTCCGCCTCGGGGGCGTCGATCTGGGTTTCGTCAGCCATACTAGAACTCCAATCCGCCTTCGCGCGCCGCCTCGGCGAGCGCTTTCACCCGGCCGTGGAACAGGAAGCCGCCACGATCGAAAACAACCTGCGTCACGCCCGCGGCCTTCGCGCGCTCGGCAAGACGCTTGCCGACCTCGCTCGCCGCGTCGACGGTCGCGCCGGTCTTGCCCTTCACGCCCTTGTCGAGCGTCGAGGCCGACGCGAGCGTCTTGCCCGCGGCGTCGTCGATGATCTGCGCGTAGATGTGCTGCGACGAGCGGTGCACCGACAGGCGGGGACGCGTCCCGGCCTTCAGCCGAAGCCCCGTCCGCACGCGGCGGCGGCGCTGCTCGAATGGTGTGAGTTTCTTGCCCATCGCTACTTCTTCTTGCCTTCTTTGCGGAAGATGAACTCGCCGCGGTACTTGATGCCCTTGCCCTTGTACGGCTCGGGCTTGCGCCAGCGGCGGATCTCGGCGGCGACCTGCCCGACCTGCTGCCGGTCGATGCCCGAGATCTCGACCGTGGTCTGGTCGGGCGTCTTCACCGTGATGCCTTCCGGGATCTCGAAGTCGACATCGTGGCTGTAGCCGAGCTGCAGCTTCAGCGTCTTGCCCTGCGCGTTCGCGCGGTAGCCGACGCCGCTGATCTCCAGCGTCTTCGTGAAGCCCTCGGTGACGCCGGTCACCAGGTTCTGCACGAGCGTGCGCTGCATACCCCAGAAGTCGCGGGCGCGCCGCGAGGCGTTCGCCGGAGCGACCGCGATGCGGCCGTCCTCGACGGTGTAGCTGATGTCGTCGTGCGTGACGATGCTGAGCTCACCCTTCGGACCCTTCACGGAGAGCCGGCCGTCAGCCAGCGTCGCAGTGACGCCGGCGGGCACGCTCACGGGTCTTTTTCCAATGCGTGACATCGCGTTACCCCTAGAAGACCTGGCAGAGCACTTCGCCGCCGACGTTCTGCTCGCGCGCTTCCGCGTCGGAGAGAACGCCCTTCGGCGTCGAGACGATGGTGATGCCGAGCCCGTTGCGCACGCGCGGCAGGTCCTTCGCGCCCGAATAGACGCGGCGGCCCGGCTTCGAGACGCGCTGCAGGTGCTGGATCGCCGGCTGGCCTTCGAAATACTTGAGATCGATACGAATCTCGCGCAGCGCCTGGCCGGTGTCGGTCGCGGCATAGCCGCGGATGAAGCCTTCACGCTGCAGCACGTCGAGGACGTGGCTGCGCAGCTTGGAGGCCGGGGTGAGAACAGAGTCCTTGCGGGCCTGCTGACCATTGCGGATGCGGGTCAGCATATCGCCCAGCGGATCGGTCATCGACATGGGATCGATCCTTTCCTTACCAGCTCGACTTCGTCACACCCGGGATCAGGCCCTTGTTGGCCAGTTCCCGGAGCATGATGCGGCTCAAGCGGAATTTGCGGTAATAGGCGCGCGAACGGCCGGTGAGCTCGCACCGGTTGCGCACCCGCGTCGGGTTTGCGTTGCGCGGGATCTCGGCAAGCTTCAGGCGCGCCATCAGGCGCTCCGTCTCGTCCCTGCTCTCGTCGTTCGCGATCGCCTTCAGGCGGGCATACCTGCCCGCATATTGCTTCACGAGCTTCTTCCGACGCTCGTTCTTGTTGATCGAACTCAGTTTCGCCATGACTTAAGTTCAGCTCCTCTGGCGGCCGCTTACGCGGCCTTCTGGGTTTCGTCGCGGTCGGTGAAGGGCATGTTGAGCGCACGCAGCAGCTCGCGGCCTTCCTCGTCCGTCTTCGCGGTGGTGGTGATGATCACGTCCATGCCCCGGACCTTCTCGACCTGGTCATAGTTGATCTCGGGGAACACGATCTGCTCCTTGATGCCCATCGCGTAGTTGCCGCGGCCGTCGAACGACTTCGGGTTCACGCCCCGGAAGTCGCGCACGCGCGGCAGCGCGATGTTGATCAGGCGATCGAGGAATTCCCACATGCGGTCCGCGCGCAGCGTCACCTTGACGCCGATCGGCATCCCCTCGCGCAGCTTGAACTGCGCGATCGACGTGCGGGCCTTGGTGACGACCGGGCGCTGGCCGGCGATCTGCATCATCTCGGCGAGCGCCGCGTCGATGCGTTTCTTGTCCTGCGTCGCGTCGCCCACACCCATGTTGAGCACGATCTTCTCGATGCCGGGCACCTCCATCGGGTTCTTGTAGCCGAAGCGCTCGGTGAGCTCTGCGCGCACCTTCTCTTCGTACACCGTCTGAAGCCGCGGCTTCACGCGTTCTGCCTTAGCCATTGATCACCTCACCCGACCGCCTGGCGACACGCACCTTGCTGCCGTCTTTCTCGATGCGGAAACCGACGCGGGTCGGCTTGCCGGTCTTCGGATCCTCGAGCGCCACCTTGGACACGTGGATCGGCGCCTCGCGGCGCTCCAGCCCGCCCTGCGGATTCGCCTGGCTCGGCTTCACGTGGCGGACGACGACGTTGATCCCCGACACGACGACCTTGCCGTCCTTCGGGAGCGACTTCACGACATCGCCGTGCTTGCCCTTGTCCTTGCCGGACAGGACCACGACGCGGTCGCCCTTCTTGATCTTCGCTGCGGACATTTAGAGGACCTCCGGCGCAAGGCTGATGATCTTCATGTGCTTCTTGGCGCGCAGCTCGCGCACCACCGGCCCGAAGATGCGGGTGCCGATCGGCTCCTCGCTCTTGTTGATGAGCACGGCCGCGTTCGAATCGAAGCGGATCACCGTGCCGTCGGCGCGGCGGATGTCCTTCGCGGTGCGAACGACGACGGCGCGGTGCACGTCGCCCTTCTTCACGCGGCCGCGCGGCGCGGCTTCCTTCACCGAGACGACGATGACGTCGCCCACGGTGGCAAAGCGGCGCTTCGAACCGCCGAGCACCTTGATGCACTGCACCCTTTTCGCGCCGCTGTTGTCCGCGACGTCGAGGTTCGTCTGCATCTGGATCATGTCAGCTCACCTTTTCCGTGACGCGCCACGTCTTCAGCTTGGAGATCGGCGCACATTCCTCGATCCGCACGGTGTCGCCGGCCTTGTAGGCATTGGCTTCGTCGTGCGCGTGATACTTCTTCGAGCGGCGGATGATCTTGCCGTACAGCGGGTGCTGAACCCGGCGTTCGACCTTCACAACCACCGTCTTGTCGGTCTTGTCGGAGACTACCTGCCCGACGAGGACGCGTTTCGGCATCGTTATTCCCTTCAGGCTTCGGCAGCGGCGCCGGCGCGGCCGCGTTCGTTCTGCAGCGTCCGGATGCGCGCGATGGTGCGGCGCACCTCACGCACACGGCTCGCCTTCTCCAGCTGGCCGGTCGCCGCCTGGAAGCGCAGGTTGAACTGCTCCTTCTTCAGCTGCGCGAGCTCGGCGGAGAGCTGGTCGTCGGTCTTGGTCTTGAGGTCTGCGTGCTTCATGGCTGCATCCCTTCCCTAGTGCTGGTCGCCAAGACGAGCGATCAGCTTCGTCTTGATCGGGAGCTTCGCGGCGGCGCGCTCGAAGGCGCCGGCGGCGACCTCGTAGCTGACGCCGTCGAGCTCGAACATCACACGGCCCGGCTTCACGCGGGCGACCCAGTATTCCGGCGCGCCCTTGCCCGAGCCCATGCGGACTTCGGCGGGCTTGCGGGAGACCGGCACGTCCGGGAAGATGCGGATCCAGAGACGGCCCTGGCGCTTGATGTGGCGCGTGATGGCGCGGCGCGCGGATTCGATCTGGCGCGCGGTGACGCGCTCCGGCTCCATCGCCTTCAGGCCATAGGCGCCGAAGTTGAGCTCGGTGCCGCCCTTGGCGTTGCCGTGAATGCGGCCCTTGTGGGCCTTGCGGAACTTGGTGCGTTTCGGTTGCAACATTTTCTATCGCCTTCTGACAGGAATCGGTCCTCGATCAGGCGACGCTGATATGGTCCGAGGACCTTACCGCGCCGGCCGGACTCCCGACGTCTGTGCATCCATCATGATCCGGTCCTGCGCGAGCGGGTCGTGGTCGAGGATCTCACCCTTGAAGATCCAGACCTTGACGCCGCAGACGCCGTAAGCCGTGTGTGCCTCGCCTTCCGCGTAGTCGACGTTCGCGCGCAGCGTGTGCAGCGGAACGCGGCCCTCGCGATACCATTCGGTGCGCGCGATCTCGGCACCGCCGAGACGCCCCGAGCAGGTGATCCGGATGCCTTCCGCGCCGAGACGCAGCGCCGACTGCACCGCGCGCTTCATGGCGCGGCGGAACGCGACGCGGCGCACGAGCTGGTCGGCGACCGACTGCGCGACGAGCTTGGCGTCGACCTCGGGCTTCCTGATCTCGACGATGTTCAGCGACACCTCGCTCGACGTCATCGCGGCGAGCTGGCGGCGGAGCTTGTCGATGTCCGCGCCCTTCTTGCCGATGATGACGCCGGGACGCGCCGCATAGACCGACACGCGGCACAGCTTCGCCGGACGCTCGATCACCACCTTCGAGATCGCCGCCTGCGGCAGCGTCTTCATCACGAAGTTGCGGATCTTGAGATCCTCGAGCAGCAGGCGGCCGTAGTCGTCGCCGTCCGCGAACCAGCGGGAGTCCCAGGTCCGGTTGATCTGCAACCGGAGGCCGATGGGGGAAGTCTTGTGACCCATGCTTTACGCTCCTGCCTCTTCGTCCGCTTCGCGCACCACGATGCGGATGCGGCTGATCGGCTTCATGATCTTCGCCGAGCGGCCGCGCGCGCGCGGCGTCCAGCGCTTCATCGTGATCGACTTGCCGACGCTGGCTTCCTTCACCACGAGCGCATCGACGTCGAGGTTGTGGTTGTTCTCCGCGTTCGCGATCGCCGAGGCGAGAACCTTGCGGACGTCGACCGCCATCGCCTTCGTGGAGAAGGAGAGGATGTTGAGCGCCTCGCCGGCCTTCTTGCCGCGAATGAGACCGGCGACGAGGTTCAGCTTGTAGGCCGAACCGCGAACGGTCGTCGCCACCGCGAGCGCCTCGCGCTCGCCGACGCGGCGGGGGTTTGCAGCCTTGCTCATCGCTTACCTCTTCGCCTTCTTGTCGGCGGTGTGGCCGTAGTACGTGCGCGTCGGCGCGAACTCGCCGAGCTTCATGCCCACCATGTCCTCGTTGACGGTCACCGGCACGAACTTCTTGCCGTTGTAGACGTTGAAGGTGAGGCCGACGAACTGCGGCAGGATCGTCGAGCGGCGCGACCAGGTCTTGATCGGCGCACGCGCGCCGGAGTCCTGGGCGGTCTCGGCCTTCTTCAGAAGGTGCAGGTCGACGAACGGACCCTTCCAGACGGAACGCGCCATGGCTTACCTCTTCTTCTTCGCGTGACGCGACCGAATGATCATCGCGTTCGACGCCTTCTTGCGGTTGCGCGTCTTCGCGCCCTTGGTCGGCTTGCCCCACGGCGTCACCGGGTGACGGCCGCCCGAGGTACGGCCTTCACCGCCGCCGTGCGGGTGGTCGACCGGGTTCTTGGCGACGCCGCGCGTCAGCGGACGCTTGCCGAGCCAGCGGTTGCGGCCGGCCTTGGCGAGGTTCTGGTTCGAGTTGTCCGGGTTCGACACCGCGCCGACCGTCGCCATGCAATCGGCGGGGACGTAGCGCTGCTCGCCCGAGCCGAGACGGACGATCGCCATGCCGCGGTCGCGGCCGACGACCTGCACGTAGGTGCCCGCCGAACGCGCGATCTGGCCGCCCTTGCGGGGCTTCATCTCGACGTTGTGGACGATGGTGCCGACCGGCATCTGGCCGATCTCCATCGCGTTGCCCGGCTTCACGTCCGTCTTCTTGCCCGCGACGATCGAGTCGCCGACGGCAAGGCGCTGCGGCGCGAGGATGTAGGCGAGCTCGCCGTCCTCGTACTTCACGAGCGCGATGAACGCGGTGCGGTTCGGGTCGTACTCGATCCGCTCGACAACCGCCGGAACGTCCCACTTGCGGCGCTTGAAATCGACGATGCGATAGCGCCGCTTGTGACCGCCGCCGATGCCGCGCGCCGTGGCGTGGCCCTTGTTGTTGCGACCGCCCGACTTGTGCAGGCCCTCGGTGAGCGCCTTGACGGGCTTGCCCTTGAACAGCTGCGACTTGTCGACGAGGATGAGACCGCGGCGCGCCGCGCTCGTGGGGTTATAGGATTTGAGCGCCATGGCTTAGATTCCCGTGGTCACGTCGATCGACTCGCCTTCGGCGAGCGTCACGACGGCTTTCTTCGCGTCGGAGCGGATGTAGCGCTGACCCTTCCAGCGCTTGGTCTTGCCCTTGGCGATGAGCGTGTTCACGCCCTTCACCTTGACATCGAACAGCGCTTCGACCGCCGCCTTGATGGCGGGCTTGGTCGCGGTCTTCGCGACGTGGAACACGACCTGGTTGTGTTCCGACACCTGCGTCGACTTCTCGGTGATGACCGGCGACAGGATCACGTCGTAGTGCTCCAGCGCGATCTCGGCCTTCTTCGCAGCCTTAGCCATTGAAGCGCGCCTCCAGCTTTTCGACCGCCGACGTCGTGAGGACGAGCGTGTCGTGATTGAGGATGTCGTAGACGTTCGCGCCGACGACCGGCAGCACGTCCACCTTGTAGAGGTTCGCGCAGGCAAGGCGGAAGTTCGCCGGCGTGTCGCCGTCGATGAACAGGCCGCTGGTGATGCCGAGCTTGCCGAGCTGCTCGCGCAGCGCCTTCGTCTTGGCATCCTTCAGCTCGAGGTCCTCGAGGACGATGAGCTTGCCTTCCTTCGCCTTCGCCGACAGCGCAGTCTTGAGACCGAGGACGCGGATCTTCTTGTTGAGCGCCTGCTCGAACGAGCGGGCGCGCGGACCGTGCGCCTTGCCGCCGCCGATGAAGATCGGGGCGCGGCGGTTGCCGTGACGGGCCGTGCCGCCGCCCTTCTGGCGGCCGAACTTCTTGCCGGTGCGCGCGACGTCCGAACGCTCGCGGGCGGCGCGGGCATAGCCGCGGCGGTTGGCAAGCTGCCAGTTGACGACGCGGTGCAGGATGTCGGCGCGAAGCTCGAGGCCGAAGATCTCGTCCTTGAGTTCGATGTCGCCGGCAGCCTTGGCGTCGAGGGTCTGAACCTTGATCTTCATTTTCAGCCCTCCTGGCCTTCGGCGGTCTCGACCGCGGCCGGCGCTTCCGCCGGAACCTCGGCCGGAGCCGCTTCATTGTTGTTCGCCGTGCGGACACCGGCCGGATACGGCGCCTCGCCCGGACGCGCCACCTTCACGGCGTCGCGGACCTCGAGCCAGCCGCCCTTGTGACCGGGGACCGAACCCTTGACGAAGATGAGGCCGCGCGCGGCATCGGTGCCGACGACCTCGAGGTTCTGCTGCGTGCGGTTGCGGGCGCCCATGTGGCCGGCCATCTTCTTGTTCTTGAAGACCTTGCCGGGGTCCTGGCGATTACCGGTCGAACCGTGCGAGCGGTGCGAGACGGAGACGCCGTGCGTGGCGCGCAGACCGCCGAAGCCCCAGCGCTTCATGGCGCCGGCGAAGCCTTTGCCCTGCGTGGAGCCGGTGATGTCGACATACTGGCCCGCGACGAAATGGTCGGCCGAAAGCTCGGCGCCCACATCGACGAGCGCATCTTCGGCGACGCGGAATTCCACCACCTGCGCCTTCGGCTCCACCTCGGCCTTGCCGAAGTGGCCGCGCTGCGGCTTGGCGACGTTCTTGGCCTTCGCGGTGCCGGCGCCGAGCTGGAGCGCGACATAGCCGTCGCGGTCCGCAGTGCGCTGCGCGACGACCTGGCAGCCTTCGAGGCTGAGCACCGTCACGGGAACGTGCCGGCCGTCGTCCTTGAACAGCCGGGTCATTCCCACCTTCCTTGCGATCACGCCAGTGCGCATGATCTTGTTCCTTCCTCTTCAGAGGCCCGCTGCGCGCAGCGGGCTTGAGCTACGACTCGCAGGATTAAGCCTGCAACTTGATCTCGACATCCACACCCGCGGCGAGGTCGAGCTTCATCAGCGCGTCCACCGTCTGCGGCGTCGGCTGGACGATGTCCAGCAGGCGCTTGTAGGTGCGGACCTCGAACTGCTCGCGCGACTTCTTGTCGACGTGCGGCGAGCGGTTCACGGTGAACTTCTCGATACGCGTCGGCATCGGGATGGGTCCGCGCACCATCGCGCCCGTCCGCTTCGCCGTGTCGGCGATTTCGCCCGTCGCCTGATCGAGCACGCGGTGATCGAAGGCCTTGAGGCGGATGCGAATATTCTGCGTTTCCATGCGGGTACCCGTTCAAACCTTCATTCGGCCGACCCATTTCGGCCTGTCACTTCCAACCGGCAAAAGCAAACCGGTCCGGCACATTCTCGTGCCGGACCGGCGATATGCTTTCGCTTACTTCGTGATTTCCGCCACGACGCCCGAACCCACGGTGCGGCCGCCTTCGCGAATGGCGAAGCGGAGACCCTGGTCCATCGCGATCGGCGCAATCAGCTTCACACCGAGCTCGACGTTGTCGCCCGGCATCACCATCTCGGTGCCCTCGGGGAGGACGACCTCGCCGGTGACGTCGGTGGTGCGGAAGTAGAACTGCGGACGATAGTTCGCGAAGAACGGCGTGTGACGGCCGCCCTCGTCCTTCGACAGCACGTAGACGCTGGCCTTGAACTCCGTGTGCGGGGTGATCGTGCCCGGCTTGCAGAGAACCTGGCCGCGCTCGACGTCCTCGCGCTTCGTGCCGCGCAGCAGCGCGCCGATGTTGTCGCCGGCCTGGCCCTGATCGAGCAGCTTGCGGAACATCTCGACGCCGGTGACGACGGTCTTCGTCGTCGGACGGATACCGACGATCTCGACTTCCTCGCCGACCTTGACGATGCCCGTCTCGACGCGGCCCGTCACGACGGTGCCGCGGCCCGAGATCGAGAACACGTCCTCGATCGGCATCAGGAACGCCTTGTCGAGCGGACGCGCCGGCTGCGGAATGAAGTCGTCGACGGCCTTCATCAGCTCGATGATCGAGTTCTTGCCGATCTCGTCGTCGCGGCCTTCGAGCGCGGCGAGCGCCGAACCCTTGACGATCGGAATGTCGTCGCCCGGGAAGTCGTACTTCGAGAGCAGCTCGCGAACCTCGAGCTCGACGAGCTCGAGCAGCTCGGGATCGTCGACCTGATCGACCTTGTTCATGTAGACGACGAGCGCCGGCACGCCGACCTGACGGGCGAGCAGGATGTGCTCGCGGGTCTGCGGCATCGGGCCATCGGCGGCGTTCACGACGAGGATCGCGCCGTCCATCTGCGCGGCGCCGGTGATCATGTTCTTCACATAGTCGGCGTGGCCCGGGCAATCGACGTGCGCGTAGTGGCGGGCGTCGGTCTCGTATTCGACATGGCTCGTCGAAATGGTGATGCCGCGCTCGCGCTCTTCCGGCGCCTTGTCGATGTTGGCGT
Coding sequences:
- the tuf gene encoding elongation factor Tu is translated as MAKAKFERTKPHVNIGTIGHVDHGKTTLTAAITKVLAESGGAEFTDYANIDKAPEERERGITISTSHVEYETDARHYAHVDCPGHADYVKNMITGAAQMDGAILVVNAADGPMPQTREHILLARQVGVPALVVYMNKVDQVDDPELLELVELEVRELLSKYDFPGDDIPIVKGSALAALEGRDDEIGKNSIIELMKAVDDFIPQPARPLDKAFLMPIEDVFSISGRGTVVTGRVETGIVKVGEEVEIVGIRPTTKTVVTGVEMFRKLLDQGQAGDNIGALLRGTKREDVERGQVLCKPGTITPHTEFKASVYVLSKDEGGRHTPFFANYRPQFYFRTTDVTGEVVLPEGTEMVMPGDNVELGVKLIAPIAMDQGLRFAIREGGRTVGSGVVAEITK